A genomic stretch from Solanum stenotomum isolate F172 chromosome 8, ASM1918654v1, whole genome shotgun sequence includes:
- the LOC125873885 gene encoding TMV resistance protein N-like, whose protein sequence is MEVVHHARGLPLALKVWGSLLHKRDITEWRSAIEEMKNNCNSEIVEKLRISYDRLNIIQQDIFLDISCFFRGKDKDYIMQILESCYSGANIGLRILMDKSLVFISINNTIEMHDLIQEMGKYVVKMQKKSGEPSRIWHTEDFKEVMVNNTELLPCLRWLDLSFSDRLMQTPNFTGMPNLECLNLKRCRSLKKVHPSLGNCKKLNKLSLYRCKSLERFPCVNVESLEHLDLEGCLKLDKFPNFFGRMKLELEIKVEGTGIRELPSSIQYLTHITKKHLLGMKNLEAPFTELDLAGMKKLIALPSSIGMLKGLVKLDVSWCLKLESLPEEIGDLENLVNLDASCTRISKPPSSIVRLNKLKFLNFAGQCLEDGVYFVFPQVNEGLRSLEILNLSSCNLIDGGLPEDIGCLSSLKKLDLSKNNFEHLPGSIAQLGALEALYLSYCKRLTQLPEFPEQLDKIDAYWSNDSICNSLFQNISSLQQHDISASDSLSLRAFVSWEENIPSWFHHRGFDKSVSVNLPENWYVRDNFLGFAVCYSGELIDMTAQLISLCDMGPRVSPGSLPYPTIQIGILRFIFSWYLLLAYGIHVRQMGKHQMTMGLLRYVSLEK, encoded by the exons ATGGAGGTTGTACATCATGCTAGAGGCCTTCCTTTAGCCTTGAAAGTGTGGGGTTCTTTATTACATAAGAGGGACATAACCGAGTGGAGAAGTGCTATCgaggaaatgaaaaataactGTAATTCAGAAATTGTTGAAAAGCTTAGAATTAGCTATGATAGATTGAATATCATACAACAAGATATATTTCTGGATATATCATGCTTCTTTCGAGGGAAAGATAAAGATTATATCATGCAAATTCTTGAGAGCTGTTATTCTGGAGCAAATATCGGATTGCGTATCTTAATGGACAAATCTCTTGTGTTCATCTCTATAAATAATACTATTGAAATGCATGACTTAATACAAGAGATGGGTAAATACGTggtgaaaatgcaaaaaaaatcGGGAGAACCTAGCAGAATATGGCACACTGAAGATTTCAAAGAAGTTATGGTCAACAACACA GAGCTTTTGCCGTGTCTACGATGGCTAGATCTCAGCTTCTCTGATAGGCTGATGCAAACACCAAATTTCACGGGGATGCCAAATTTGGAGTGTTTGAATCTGAAGAGATGTAGGAGTCTTAAAAAGGTGCATCCTTCACTGGGAAATTGCAAAAAACTCAATAAGTTAAGTTTGTATCGTTGTAAAAGCCTTGAGAGGTTTCCATGTGTTAATGTGGAGTCTCTTGAACATCTGGATCTAGAGGGCTGCttaaaattagataaatttCCAAATTTCTTTGGGAGAATGAAGTTGGAGTTAGAGATTAAGGTAGAAGGCACTGGTATAAGGGAACTACCCTCATCTATTCAGTATCTAACTCATATTACCAAGAAACATTTGCTAGGCATGAAAAACCTTGAAGCTCCTTTTACGGAGCTAGATTTGGCGGGCATGAAAAAACTTATAGCTCTTCCGAGCAGCATTGGCATGTTGAAAGGTTTGGTGAAGCTAGATGTGTCATGGTGCTTAAAACTTGAAAGCTTGCCAGAAGAGATTGGTGATTTAGAGAACTTGGTGAATCTTGATGCGAGCTGCACTAGAATTTCAAAACCTCCATCTTCCATCGTCCGCTTGAACAAGcttaaattcttgaattttgcAGGACAATGTTTAGAAGATGGAGTGTACTTTGTGTTCCCTCAGGTGAATGAAGGGTTACGCTCATTGGAAATTCTGAATCTCAGTTCATGCAATTTAATTGATGGAGGACTTCCAGAAGACATTGGATGCTTATCGTCTTTGAAAAAGTTGGATCTCAGTAAAAACAATTTTGAGCATTTGCCTGGAAGCATAGCCCAACTTGGTGCTCTTGAAGCCTTGTACTTATCATATTGCAAGAGGCTTACACAGTTGCCAGAATTTCCGGAGCAGTTAGATAAAATAGATGCATATTGGAGCAATGATTCAATCTGTAATTCATTGTTTCAGAATATCTCATCATTGCAGCAGCATGACATCTCTGCTTCAGATTCCTTGTCATTAAGAGCGTTCGTTAGTTGGGAGGAGAATATCCCTAGTTGGTTCCACCATCGAGGATTTGATAAAAGCGTATCAGTCAATTTGCCTGAAAACTGGTACGTTCGTGATAACTTCTTGGGATTTGCTGTATGTTACAGTGGTGAATTAATTGACATGACAGCTCAGTTGATTTCCTTATGTGATATGGGACCTCGGGTATCACCTGGAAGCTTGCCTTATCCAACCATTCAGATTGGAATtctaagatttattttttcttggtaCCTTTTGCTGGCTTATGGGATACATGTAAGGCAAATGGGAAAACACCAAATGACTATGGGCTTATTACGTTATGTTTCTCTGGAGAAATGA
- the LOC125873887 gene encoding TMV resistance protein N-like — protein sequence MVPNIINFICPHPSYLSFQISTNQPIGSMAPSSSFVSNSQYCPRWKYDVFLSFRGEDTRKTFTGHLYEGLNNRGIFTFQDDKRLEHGDSITEELLKAIEESQVALVVFSENYATSRWCLNELVKIMECKKEENNQIVIPIFYNVDPAHVRHQRESFAKVFAKRELKYKDDVEGMEKVQRWRIALTAAAYLEGYDIRQGCVGE from the coding sequence ATGGtcccaaatatcatcaattttATCTGTCCACACCCTTCTtatctttcttttcaaatttcaacaaatCAACCAATCGGATCCATGGCaccatcttcttcttttgtaaGCAATTCACAGTACTGTCCTCGATGGAAGTACGATGTCTTTCTGAGTTTTAGAGGTGAAGATACTCGTAAAACATTTACAGGTCACTTGTACGAAGGTTTGAACAACAGGGGAATATTCACCTTTCAAGATGATAAAAGGCTAGAGCATGGTGATTCGATTACAGAAGAACTCTTGAAAGCTATCGAAGAGTCTCAAGTTGCCCTTGTAGTTTTTTCAGAGAATTATGCTACATCGAGGTGGTGCTTGAATGAACTAGTGAAAATTATGGAATGcaagaaggaagaaaataatcaaatagtCATACCGATATTCTATAATGTGGATCCAGCACATGTTCGTCACCAAAGAGAGAGCTTTGCAAAAGTATTTGCCAAACGTGAATTGAAGTATAAGGATGATGTTGAGGGAATGGAGAAGGTACAAAGATGGAGGATTGCCTTAACTGCTGCCGCATATCTAGAAGGATATGACATCCGCCAAGGTTGTGTTGgagaataa